The Archocentrus centrarchus isolate MPI-CPG fArcCen1 chromosome 13, fArcCen1, whole genome shotgun sequence genomic interval cattaaaatgtttcataagtgcaaaataagccaaaaacttttttttttttttgagagtcTAATTTTAAACCGGCCCATAGTcggtcatttttaaaaagtgacacCCCCCAGTACAAATCAAGTTGCACATCTGTGATGTAGAGTGTGGCAAACAGCAAAAGCAATGTACTGAATGTTTAGGAGGGCATGTGTGATAATTCCAATCAGTTTCTGATGGAGGGGAAAAGATCACATCTAAAACTTGTTTTCCttaaaatgcacatttgttCACGTACCTTTGAGTCTATTTGACTTCTGTCAGCAATGTCAATGTAAACAACTTCAACATTCTTCCATGTTTCTTTGTCTAGTCCATGTACCTGTTGGGGGGGGGATCATATCTTCAAGTTAGGCTGGGTGCTCGGTAAAGGcaaggaacaaaaaaaataaaataaacctgtGCTTTATCATCTAAGACAGCATCAGCGGCACAGTTTTCCCCCCTGCCATGTAAGGTAACTTCTTTGACACaaggataaaataaatatgtggcATATGAAACGCTGTTAAAAATGGCCTGTTGGTTAATGACAAAGAAACAATCACTGGCCGGTAATGCAAAGATATAAAAGTGCAGTAGAGCCTCAGCTGTCCTCTCATAACACTAGGTAACaaatttccacttttgtcttgtcttttggtttaaactatgtttttctAGATCTGTACATATAAAactaaaatatatatgtttttgatcccaaaagtttatttttgatgTTCAGACAGTGATTTTacaaatttgtcattttcccATATAATGCCAGGTACCAGTGGttttcatttagattttaaccttttttcaagctgttttctcttcaaaaatTTCCTATAAAAAAATGGTAGAAATGTtcaactaaaagaaaaattaataaatttaggtaacaaaaatttaatttgatcAAATCTTTCTGTAACTGTTCAGATCGGACACAAAATTTCTAAAGTTTAGAAGAATTTGCTGTGGTTCCAAGTATCTTCTCAAAATATTGCACAATTTTCAACCAAAAATTAAATGAGAAAtttagggttaaaaaaaaaaaaaaaaagtgggacaaGGGTGTAAAGTGAGTGCCCTTTGCCCAGCCCCCTTAGCTTAGACAGACTGCCCATGTCTGTATAAGATTTGATGACCAAGCCATCCACCAGTTTCTGTTATCTTTTGGTCATGACCGAAGTGAAGAGTGTAGACTGATTGAGGCCAGGATTATACCAGTTTGTGGAGAAGCCCAGACAGCTGTGAACACCACGGTAGTCCTTCCTATTGTACTTTTTTCAAGTGTATTTGAAACATGGATGCATTTTTGTTGCATTGCAGTCTGTCAATTCTGAGTGGTGACACTCATCCTGCAGCGTCGGCTGCAGGATGAGTTAAGGGGGGGTGCACCTGCTGTCACTTTCTTTTACACAAAAGCAGGTGAAATTGAAACACAATGGTTTATGCTTTCTAACTGATAACCctgaagtttaattgactttgtGTTATACTGTGATGATCGAGTGCCCCATTAATTTTTTTGGAATAATGCAAAACATTCAATATTATGTACGCTGCCCTGCTCCAAATCTGTGAGGAGAtctcccaggacaccatccacgTTCTcctcaggagcatgcccagaaGGTGCCGGGAGTGGATACAGTGTGATTCTGAATACAGCcctcattttgtttaattttgttatcAGTATATTTTCAacttgaatatttcattcatcaagATCTGATGTAATTGTGAGCATGTGTGGCAGATAAAGTGTGACTAAGTGGTTAGTACTGTTTGTACTTACATTCTCCTGCTGCCCCATATCAGGCTTGTGCCACGTCTCGATCTTAATCATGAAATTGTCTTTCATGTATTCATTCTGTAAGAACGGGTGAGGTATGATCAGGTCAGTTAATCATGTTTGGCACTGCAGTTCCTGTACAGTTTAATTTAAACTCTTATCTACAAAGTCCAGAATAAAATAATACGTACAGTGAGGACTGGATGAGACATGGCAGACCGTGTTGGGAACAGAATGCAGACAGAGGGAAAGGTTATAAACAAGTCAGATTTGAggaatcacatttttttccatttgtgtaaTTTCACAACACATTTTAGTGTGCCATGTGAGCATGAGGCACCGGCTgtcagtgaatgtgtgtgtgtttaaatgcaCGCTTTAGGACTCACTGGTTCGACAGTATGGATATGCATTCCAGGCCTTCTCATGAATAGTTAGAGAACCTTTCGGAGCAATTTTAGCGACGAAACCTGAAACTTTACTgcagagacaaacagacaagTGCTGATGTAGTCACATAATAACAAAATTATTTGTAAAGTGTCCAGTTTGACAGTTTCATTACATCACACTCTGTTTTTTgggaaaacattttcattacagAGTAACAAACAGGGGGAGGAATCATTCCTGTCTCTGTTATGCTGAACAAAGCAGGTAATGTCAATGTTGGAGCCTCTACAAGGCAAAAGTGTTTCCAATGCTCCCTAGAAATTGATCTGAGATTAgggaaaataataaaagtgtTCCGACGACTTTGTGTAGTACTTCTACTATATTCTCTGTAAATCAGTGTAAACTGTGCTGAGCTGCTTACGTCTGCAGGTGGTAGATCTTATGGGTGTACTGTCCCTTCTCTCCATCTTTTTCATAGGGCTCGTTCTTCAGCACCTCCACACCATCCCCTCCACCCGTCTCATTCTTACTAGCCTCTGCTACTGCGTAGAGCTGGCCCACTTGGTACTGGAAGGACAAAAGTAGAAAGAATGGTTATAGCTGTTTATAGAGGCATTTTAATGAAAGAGCATCACTTGTGAAATCTAGGTCTGAGTCCAGAAGAGTGATACTCAGAGCATGCTCATCACCATCTCAATATTTACAGAGTTGGGAACTATGAACTGATCCCCCAGGGGCAAGACTGTCAGCGAAGACTTCTACCATAACTTCCTGAGGTTTCTGAGGGAGAACAGTCATCAGACATGGCAAACTCTAGAGCATGCCACAGTGGCATCACGTGCCAGCACAACAGTGCATTGAGAACTTGGGAGTTTTTGGCCACACAACATAATTGTTGTTCACCACCTGCCCTGTTTGCCTCCTTATAAATGTGTCCACTTCCCAGAGATAAAAATTAAAGTTGACACTGTAGATTCAGAGCCCAATGCAAAGATACAAGTGCAAGGAGACTTGCAGAGATATGCAAACAATCCACTAGTAAATGAGATGATGTAGTGTGGGAGATCAGCCAAATTTAAGTCAAGTAAGGTGTTTTATTTCATGCAGCacagtgtgaaaaaccacagaaaaagaaagagtgaaaaGATGAGTTTAAAAACCTCTGTTTTGAATCCTATCGTGACCAGAGTTATACATTTATGTAATATGACCGTGAGTTAACAGTTCTCCAATATGTCCTCACACACAGACTTCAATGTAAAACAGTAGAGTAATCCTTTTCATGACTCACTCTCCCTCACCCTTCTTGAGTCAGGCAAATGTGTGTGACTCACTTCACTGGGGGTGTCAGCCACACGCAGTGCTAACACACAGAAAACCTTTTTGACAACCAAATCATCCAAAGCTGGAAGCTGTGGTTCACTGAGGTGACTGCTggatgtttttcatgtttgcctCTTCCTATAGTTTGTGGATTTGGGTTACAGTTTCAGACGTGTTCCCACGCCTGCTGCCTCCTGCAGACTAATTCAATCTAGCCATGCCCTCCACTCCTTAGACCAAACAAGTTAGTAACTCTTTATTTTTGGTACGGATACTCAGCCTTGCTACTGTGAGCAGGAACTCAGGAATGTGGTTTGCCATGTGTAACCAGTGCGCCTCGTCACTGTTATTGATGCAATACAGGCTTTCACAAGAAGCCAGGGGGCAGGAACAATGTTAGCTGCAACCAGCAATCAAACTGGAAAACAAGTTCAGGCAAAGTGCTCAAATTGGAAGGTtagacaggggaaaaaaaatgaacctgCCAGCTTGCATCATGCCATTTGTTACCAAGAACAAGGCGCAGACTATGACTAAACAGTTTACGGCTTTAATGAGAACAGGAATCCCGGGATTAAAGTCTTATTCAGCGTTCAGTTAAGTGAACAGTTGTGAGAATGGCTCGACCGGTTGCTCATTAAAACAATCAGGACATATTGAGCtttgtaatttaaaatgtataatctgattgtaaattaaaatgaaaaagtaaatgaCTAAGCAATTTTCCATTAGCAAACTTTTGTGATTCTGAAAATATATTTCAGCATTtccccattttcttttttttttttataaaggtgACATTTCCTCAAATTGAAAAGGAATACATCAAGTTCAGTATCCTCATCACAAGTACATGAGTATTGCTCAAAGAGATTCAGCCTCACATCAAGAAATATCAATGGACTGAATGGAGAGAACCAGTCTCTGTCTATGAGGCGACACAGAAGTCCTCCCCCAGGTCCAGCACATCAGTGCAGAGTTGTTCTGTTGTGTTGCCACACCAACACAATCCTGCACTCACACCCAAATCTGCCTCCCTGACACTCGGCATAATCTCCTAATTTTACAATCACACCTTGTAATAAGTGAAAGGATACACATACCTCTCATGTTTCAActtagacaaaaacaccacacaaGAAAGAGACGGAAATAACAGAAAACACTAACGAGTAATCCCATAGCACAACTGTAGTTTACAACCTGTAACCCACCCGACATTACTCCTAAATAGTATAGCAGCCTCATATATGACAGCACAAGTGGCTCAGCTACACAGAACAGAGAAGACTCACTGCAGTTACACCTGAGCAAACTATACAGCgactgtcacacacacaaacacacattactcAACCAACATCGCAGAGGAAATTGAGCACTAAACCTGCAAAGTTTCACACTGAAAGGGATCACAGACCAAGCCGGTTATACAGCTGTGATTATGTATGTGGCTTAGTGAAATACTGGCTTCTGCTTtccataaagaaaaagaaaaacaaagcactcTGTGTTCTATGAAACATGTGGATTAAAACATAGAATGAGCCAGTTGCAAAAGCAAGGCTTAAGAGTAAGTGTATAAAGGTGGCTGGGTTCATAAAGTGAAAATCTGTTGAGGTAGATATGTAGTTACTGGAGATATTCGGGGGGGGGGTTCATATCCTGGACCTGCTATGAACTGTTTCAAGTGCAAGGACATCTAAGCTAGAGTCCTGAGAGTGGCAGCCACTTAGTTTAGTATGTGAAGAGTTGTGCCTTTAATAAAGTCCATGCATCAGTAAATAACATTTACTGATCAGCAGCCTggagaattttaaaaagcatctcAAAACTGAAGAATAGCTGCAGTTGCTGAGCAGTGACAGCTGTCACCACAGAAGGGAAACTGTAGTTAGTAAATGAAGTGCATAAAACAGTTCTGTCAAATATTTAAAGTTTAATtacttaaaatatttatgtttcGAAGATAAATAAAGTAGATATTCCAGGTAGTCATTTTCAGCTGTGTGAGTCATCACAGGAGTGTAGTGTTGATCACATACGGTCACTGACAAGATtcgagtgagtgagtgagtgaatccttacctcctccactGAAATGGGCAGGATTACCCGGCtacaagagagaaaaaacagatCCCAGTCAGAAACCACAACAATGAAAGCATAGTGTTTACCTGCCTCTGTGATTAATCAAACATCAGATTCCTCTTTACATAAAGTCAGCTTATCAATGAACTGATCCAAAACTGCTTCCAGAGCAAGTGGCAACCTCCagggcagaaaaatgaagccaacacaagGAGGAGACCAAAAAGCTCAATTCAGTTCACTTTTGTTTACATAGTATTAAACCACAGTCAccttaaggcactttatattgtaaggtaaagaccctctgTCCAAATGAGTGCAGTGGTAGGAACGTTTCAGCATGGAATCAGTTAAACTCCTGgcatattgatctggtcagctaagtagcagagggggttgttaatcagtttcagctcctttggtgttaatgaaattaacaagcAGTAGAGGGGCAActcaatttcaattttattttcatagcatcaaatcacaacaagacacctcaaggtgctttatattgtgaggtaaaagACCCTACAATTTCTTTTGAGTGCCACCTCTGTGGTAACATCATGGTGGCTACACCTTTGTTTCTTGGACTTGCCAAGTGACTTCCTTGAATGCCTGTGGAGTGTTCCTATAATGGAGAGCTGAGGAACAGTGGTAGTTCCCGTGTCCATCAGCTGGCTGTAAAGCTCACACTGACAGGAAATTTAGATATGGCAGTTCAGCAGAGAACTAACAAAGTCTGAACACTCAGTACCTGGAGGTGCAGCCATAAAGACAGCAAACATATCATACAATGTTCCCTCTCACGGAGGCTCCAATGTGCTCAAACCCTGCACAACAACATGATTTACAGGGATGCATCATTATCATATAGGAAGTAACGTGGCAGTCAGTTCTGCCCCATCATAGGAACTCAGACATGAGGAAGAGGAAATTATGAGGCCGTATTCAAGACCGCTGCTGTGTGTATCCTCCTCTGGTGTGTCACGGCAACCTGTTGCCAGATCAGCAAAGTCTGAACACTTCGAGCCGTGAACGTGACTAAGTGTGATAGACAAATATCAATGTTTGCGTACGTTTCTGGGAAgataaactgaaagaaaaagcgGCACTGGCCAATCCTCTTTAACACCTGAGCCTCTGGCTGTACTTTGCACCGCGGTCAAGTGACGGCCAGCTCGGAGCTGTCATGCCAGCCATGATGGGCACATGATATTACAGCTATAAAACCACCCGGCAGCTGATACTGAACAAGCCCGGTTCTTGATAAATGTCCCCAAACTCCACCCAATCTAAATGGTTTTCCTGTAAGTTCGAGGCTAAGTATGAAGGACCACATTTTACATTCAGAACATCTTGCTTAAGTTTTACACTTCGGCTTGTATAACTTTTAAAAGTAGTTTCGCGGCACTCCCTCTTCCTACTGAACTGCACTGTAATGTCAGCACTTCATTCTCCCGGCTGGGAACGCCTAGTATAACCCAAGATGTGACGCTGGACGGAGAGCTTCAAACCCTGTGACCAAATTATTTCCACAGCGGCCCCAAAGCTCCCTACTTTGTACTCCTACCAACTCCCAAACAAAACTTTAAACTGCCAACAAGTCCAGTAAAATTCGCACACACAGCCCAGTACAGGAGGCCACCAGAGTCCAAATAAACCCTCCCATGCATACATGTTGAAAAAGCCTAGCATCGTTCTGTAAAGGTTAATATTCCGACAACAGTTTGTGTTGATAAATGAAGCGTCGCTACAAAAGTTAAGATACTCACAACTCTTTAATCAGCATGTTGATTGTGGGTCCGTGCAGACAGCAGCATATGAGAGGGAAAACCCTGGAAAGCGTCCTTAAATGTGACAGGAGTGGCTCATTTACCGCCCGCCGCCGCGCTCCACTCCGGGAAACTCCGGGTTTCCTTCCTGCGTGCGCGAGCGAAGGGAGGGGCGTGGCGCAAAAAGAGGCGGAGGAGGCGCGCACCTTTAGTTCAGGTGCCTCCACGTGACGTTCGCGTGCAGTCGTTACATCTTCATCCAATATGCCAATATGAGCCTTTAAGTGACTTTTTCTGTACTCTCTCACAGTGTCATTAAATTTTGTCGTAACTAGTCGTTTGTTGCCAGTGTTTCTGTTCTCATACTAAAACCCGTCAAATGATAATCATGATTTGGTGAGAATAACAATAATTGTCTAGATTTAACAGCTGTGGTGGAAAGCAGAGACCACAAAGTCtaaatttttatacattttgcaTCTCACATGACACCATCTTTTACACAGTCTGCGCACGATACAGATTTTTGTGAACTTCACACACGTGACCACATGTGTT includes:
- the LOC115790290 gene encoding phosphatidylinositol transfer protein alpha isoform-like; the encoded protein is MLIKEFRVILPISVEEYQVGQLYAVAEASKNETGGGDGVEVLKNEPYEKDGEKGQYTHKIYHLQTKVSGFVAKIAPKGSLTIHEKAWNAYPYCRTILTNEYMKDNFMIKIETWHKPDMGQQENVHGLDKETWKNVEVVYIDIADRSQIDSKDYKEDEDPAKFKSVKTGRGPLGPQWQKELPDKSDCPHMCAYKLVTINFKWFGLQNKVENFIHKQEKRLFTKFHRQLFCWIDKWIDLTMDDIRRMEEETQKELNEMRDKGPAKGSTTTEE